In the genome of Streptococcus oralis, one region contains:
- a CDS encoding beta-N-acetylhexosaminidase, whose translation MVTFTGLSPKQTQAIDLLTKYISLPDVEVAVAQSDQASISIKGEGGHYQLTYHKPHQLYRTLSLLATALVEGDKVAIEEQAAYEDLAYMADCSRNAVLNVASAKQMIEVLALMGYSTFELYMEDTYQIEGQPYFGYFRGAYSAEELQEIEAYAQQFDMTFVPCIQTLAHLSAFVKWGVKEVQELRDVEDILLIGEEKVYDLIDGMFATLSKLQTRKVNIGMDEAHLVGLGRYLILNGVVDRSLLMCQHLERVLDIADKYGFHCQMWSDMFFKLMSADGQYDRDVKIPEETRVYLDRLKDRVTLVYWDYYQDSEEKYNRNFRNHHKISHDLAFAGGAWKWIGFTPNNHFSRLIALEANKSCRANDIKEVIVTGWGDNGGETAQFSILPSLQIWAELSYRNDLDRLSAHFKTNTGLSVEDFVQIDLANLLPDLPGNLSGINPNRYVFYQDVLCPILDRHMTPEQDKPHFAQAAETLAEIKEKAGNYAYLFETQAQLNQILSSKVDVGRRIRQAYQTNDKESLQEIARQELPKLRSEIEQFHALFSRQWLKENKVFGLDTVDIRMGGLLQRIKRAESRIEAYLAGQIDRIDELEVEILPFTDFYADKDFAATTANQWHTIATASTIYTT comes from the coding sequence ATGGTGACATTTACAGGACTTAGTCCCAAACAAACTCAGGCAATCGACTTACTGACAAAGTATATCTCTTTACCAGATGTGGAAGTTGCAGTCGCTCAGTCTGACCAAGCCTCTATCTCTATCAAGGGTGAGGGAGGCCACTATCAACTGACTTATCACAAACCTCACCAACTTTACCGCACCTTGTCCTTATTGGCAACAGCTCTAGTAGAAGGTGATAAAGTAGCGATTGAGGAGCAGGCAGCTTATGAAGATTTGGCCTACATGGCAGACTGTTCTCGAAATGCGGTTCTGAATGTGGCTTCTGCCAAGCAGATGATTGAGGTCTTGGCTCTCATGGGCTACTCAACCTTTGAACTTTACATGGAAGACACCTATCAGATTGAGGGGCAACCTTACTTTGGTTACTTCCGTGGCGCCTATTCAGCAGAGGAGTTGCAGGAAATAGAAGCCTACGCCCAGCAGTTTGACATGACCTTTGTGCCTTGCATCCAGACCTTGGCCCACTTGTCGGCCTTCGTCAAATGGGGCGTTAAGGAAGTGCAAGAACTCCGTGATGTGGAGGATATTCTCCTTATCGGCGAAGAAAAGGTGTATGACCTGATTGATGGCATGTTTGCCACTCTATCTAAACTGCAGACTCGCAAGGTCAATATCGGGATGGATGAAGCCCACTTGGTTGGTTTGGGACGCTACCTTATCTTGAACGGCGTTGTAGATCGTAGTCTCCTCATGTGTCAACACTTGGAGCGCGTGCTAGATATTGCAGACAAGTATGGTTTCCACTGCCAGATGTGGAGTGATATGTTCTTCAAACTCATGTCAGCGGATGGCCAGTACGACCGTGATGTGAAAATTCCAGAGGAAACTCGTGTCTACCTAGACCGTCTCAAAGACCGTGTAACTTTGGTTTACTGGGATTATTATCAGGATAGCGAGGAAAAATACAACCGCAATTTCCGCAACCATCACAAGATTAGCCATGACCTTGCCTTTGCAGGTGGTGCTTGGAAGTGGATCGGTTTCACACCCAACAACCATTTCAGCCGTCTTATTGCTCTTGAAGCCAACAAATCCTGTCGTGCTAATGACATCAAAGAAGTCATTGTAACGGGTTGGGGGGACAATGGTGGAGAAACTGCCCAGTTCTCTATTCTACCAAGTCTGCAAATCTGGGCAGAACTCAGCTACCGCAATGACCTAGACCGTTTGTCTGCTCACTTCAAGACCAATACAGGTCTGTCAGTTGAGGACTTTGTGCAGATTGACCTTGCCAATCTCTTGCCAGACTTGCCAGGCAATCTCAGTGGTATCAATCCCAACCGCTATGTCTTTTATCAGGATGTTCTTTGCCCGATTCTTGACAGACACATGACACCTGAACAGGACAAACCGCACTTCGCTCAGGCTGCTGAGACGCTTGCTGAAATTAAAGAAAAAGCAGGAAATTATGCTTATCTCTTTGAAACACAGGCTCAGTTGAACCAGATTTTAAGCAGTAAAGTGGATGTGGGACGACGCATTCGTCAGGCCTACCAAACAAACGATAAAGAAAGTCTGCAAGAAATCGCCAGACAAGAATTACCAAAACTCAGAAGCGAGATTGAACAATTCCATGCCCTCTTTAGCCGTCAATGGTTGAAAGAAAACAAGGTCTTTGGCTTGGATACAGTCGATATCCGTATGGGCGGACTCTTGCAACGTATCAAACGAGCAGAAAGTCGTATCGAGGCTTATCTGGCAGGGCAGATTGACCGCATCGACGAGCTAGAAGTTGAAATCCTACCATTTACTGACTTCTACGCAGACAAGGACTTCGCAGCCACAACAGCCAACCAGTGGCACACTATTGCGACCGCATCGACGATTTATACGACATAG
- a CDS encoding ROK family protein produces MTIATIDIGGTGIKFASLTPDGKILDKTSTPTPENLESLLTWLDQRLAEQDYKGIAMSVPGAVNQETGVIEGISAVPYIHGFSWYEALAHHQLPVHLENDANCVGLSELLAHPEIENAACVVIGTGIGGAMIINGKLHRGRHGLGGEFGYMTTIAPAEKLNNWSQLASTGNMVRYVIEKSGQTDWDGRKIYQEAAAGNALCQEAILRMNRNLAQGLLNIQYLIDPDVISLGGSISQNPDFIQGVKKAVDEFVETYEEYTVAPVIQACTYHADANLYGALVNWLQEENQW; encoded by the coding sequence ATGACCATTGCAACCATTGATATCGGAGGGACCGGTATAAAATTTGCTAGTCTAACTCCTGATGGAAAAATACTAGATAAGACAAGTACTCCGACGCCAGAAAACTTGGAGTCTTTACTGACTTGGCTAGACCAACGCTTGGCAGAACAAGATTATAAGGGCATTGCTATGAGCGTTCCAGGCGCGGTTAATCAAGAAACAGGTGTGATTGAGGGAATCAGTGCCGTACCTTATATTCATGGCTTTTCTTGGTATGAGGCACTTGCTCATCATCAGCTACCTGTCCATCTAGAAAATGATGCCAACTGTGTTGGGCTTAGTGAATTGCTAGCTCACCCAGAAATTGAAAATGCAGCCTGTGTCGTGATTGGTACAGGAATCGGCGGCGCCATGATTATCAATGGCAAGCTTCACCGAGGTCGCCACGGCTTGGGAGGAGAGTTTGGCTACATGACAACCATTGCACCAGCAGAAAAGCTCAACAACTGGTCGCAACTAGCGTCAACTGGAAATATGGTGCGATACGTGATTGAAAAATCTGGTCAGACTGACTGGGACGGACGCAAGATTTACCAAGAGGCCGCAGCTGGTAATGCTCTTTGTCAAGAAGCTATTTTGCGCATGAACCGTAATCTGGCGCAAGGTTTGCTCAATATTCAGTATCTCATCGACCCAGATGTCATTAGTCTGGGAGGCTCTATTAGCCAAAATCCAGACTTCATCCAAGGTGTCAAAAAGGCTGTCGATGAATTTGTCGAAACCTACGAAGAATACACGGTCGCACCTGTCATCCAAGCCTGCACCTATCATGCAGATGCCAATCTCTACGGTGCCCTTGTCAACTGGCTACAGGAGGAAAACCAATGGTGA